One genomic window of Coffea eugenioides isolate CCC68of chromosome 1, Ceug_1.0, whole genome shotgun sequence includes the following:
- the LOC113770770 gene encoding protein FAR1-RELATED SEQUENCE 7-like has protein sequence MHCSKLTEDKIPELGMEFNSKEDAYKFYKKYAFKMSFSVRKDYLNKDKDDVITSRRYSCCKKGVKRKYEGDAMPKRTRAPTKTGCGAKMIIVLLRGTMKYRVHDLVLEHNHELHIAQCSHMMPSQRKVNEVQRFQPEISKDTGFSLK, from the coding sequence ATGCATTGCAGCAAATTGACAGAAGATAAGATCCCCGAGTTAGGAATGGAGTTCAACAGTAAAGAGGATGCGTACAAGTTTTACAAAAAATATGCCTTTAAAATGAGTTTTAGTGTACGCAAAGACTATCTGAATAAAGACAAAGATGACGTGATCACGTCTAGGAGATATAGTTGCTGCAAGAAAGGTGTGAAGCGTAAATACGAAGGTGATGCGATGCCAAAGAGGACACGAGCGCCGACGAAAACGGGGTGTGGAGCTAAAATGATTATCGTGTTGCTTAGAGGGACAATGAAGTACCGTGTGCATGACCTTGTCTTAGAACATAACCATGAGTTGCACATTGCTCAATGTTCGCACATGATGCCATCACAAAGAAAAGTGAATGAGGTTCAACGATTCCAACCTGAAATAAGCAAGGATACTGGATTTTCATTGAAATAG